A genomic region of Catalinimonas niigatensis contains the following coding sequences:
- a CDS encoding ABC transporter ATP-binding protein, translated as MGDIAIKVENVSKYYNIGDTSSGSLRETISNFFSSKKKQQEEEFWALKDISFEVKKGEAVGIIGKNGAGKSTLLKILSRITDPTTGRIEINGRISSLLEVGTGFHPELTGRENVFLNGTILGMSRAEVKAKFDEIVDFSGVEKFLDTPVKRYSSGMKVRLAFAVAAHLEPEILIIDEVLAVGDAEFQKKCLGKMEDVAGQGRTIIFVSHNMHAVKQLCTRGVLLNHGVSESIGEINDIINLYLEKNQAQSQGELAKFEIDPSKDFQLLEAQIMDEKLNQKSIFECEEDIHLMLKCRLEKPIPGLYGYLTIKDKNDNLYIETDTFDNLPNVLEELSEGITEINITIPKRLLSPGHYYIYLNFTSKQNIDGFHVDSPGNILSFDMIDSYTVRGNKRKSFLGTTLKWNLSHKKVHS; from the coding sequence ATGGGAGATATTGCCATAAAGGTTGAAAACGTTTCTAAGTACTACAATATTGGAGATACCTCTAGTGGAAGCTTAAGGGAAACTATATCGAATTTTTTCTCCTCTAAGAAAAAGCAGCAAGAAGAAGAGTTTTGGGCATTAAAAGATATATCCTTTGAAGTAAAAAAAGGAGAAGCAGTAGGAATAATTGGGAAAAACGGAGCGGGTAAAAGTACTTTATTGAAAATCCTTTCAAGAATTACAGATCCTACCACAGGAAGAATAGAAATTAATGGAAGAATATCCTCTTTGCTCGAAGTGGGAACTGGGTTTCACCCTGAATTGACAGGTAGAGAAAATGTTTTTCTTAATGGTACTATTCTCGGAATGTCACGGGCTGAAGTAAAAGCTAAATTTGATGAAATCGTTGACTTTAGCGGGGTTGAGAAATTCCTGGATACACCGGTGAAGCGTTATTCATCAGGCATGAAAGTACGTCTTGCATTTGCAGTGGCAGCTCATCTAGAACCTGAAATTCTTATTATAGATGAAGTGCTGGCAGTAGGTGATGCTGAATTTCAGAAGAAATGCCTAGGGAAGATGGAAGATGTAGCCGGACAAGGAAGGACAATTATTTTCGTAAGTCATAATATGCATGCCGTCAAGCAACTATGCACAAGAGGAGTTCTTCTTAATCATGGGGTATCTGAATCTATAGGAGAAATTAATGATATAATCAACTTATATCTGGAAAAGAATCAAGCTCAGAGCCAGGGGGAGTTGGCAAAATTTGAAATTGATCCGAGCAAGGATTTTCAGCTATTGGAAGCGCAAATTATGGATGAAAAGCTAAACCAAAAGTCTATCTTTGAATGTGAAGAAGACATCCATTTAATGCTAAAGTGCCGCCTTGAAAAGCCTATACCAGGTCTTTATGGTTATCTTACCATCAAAGACAAAAATGACAACCTGTATATTGAGACAGATACCTTTGACAACCTGCCTAATGTGTTAGAAGAGCTATCTGAGGGTATCACAGAAATTAATATTACAATTCCTAAACGTCTTTTGTCTCCAGGCCATTACTATATTTACTTGAATTTTACCAGCAAGCAGAATATCGATGGTTTTCATGTAGACTCGCCGGGTAATATTTTGTCATTTGACATGATCGATAGCTATACAGTAAGAGGTAATAAAAGAAAGTCTTTTTTGGGCACTACATTAAAATGGAACTTAAGCCATAAAAAAGTGCATTCTTAA
- a CDS encoding ABC transporter permease, whose protein sequence is MSNHKIVIDANKSPLALELRELFNYKDLFYTLSYRDFKVKYAQTFLGLSWAFIQPLMTLLVFSLLFSRGLQLDTGNIPYILFAACGLSAWTYFSGVMGQAGSSIIGAQSMVQKIFFPRLIIPLSKALVGLIDFVIALVILFIFMVVYQFTPSSNIIYLPFFVFMTIIASLGVGIWLSALTIRYRDFQHIVPFLVRFGMFFTPVAYPASVIVNRVPDWASAIYYLNPIAGIIEGFRWSVLGTEAPNIFSYISFGIVILLFISSLFYFKKVEKTIADII, encoded by the coding sequence ATGTCAAATCATAAAATAGTCATTGATGCCAATAAAAGTCCATTGGCACTTGAACTAAGAGAATTATTTAATTATAAAGATTTATTTTATACTCTTTCCTATCGTGATTTTAAAGTAAAATATGCACAAACTTTCCTGGGGCTTAGTTGGGCATTTATTCAACCTTTAATGACACTTTTGGTTTTTTCACTGCTTTTCAGCCGTGGCTTACAATTGGACACAGGTAATATTCCTTACATTCTTTTTGCTGCATGCGGTTTATCTGCATGGACGTATTTTTCGGGGGTTATGGGCCAAGCAGGAAGCTCTATTATAGGGGCTCAAAGTATGGTACAAAAAATATTTTTTCCTCGCCTTATAATCCCCTTGTCCAAAGCGCTGGTAGGACTAATTGATTTTGTCATCGCTTTAGTTATCCTTTTTATTTTTATGGTAGTGTATCAATTTACACCCTCTTCTAATATTATTTATTTGCCATTTTTTGTTTTTATGACCATCATAGCTTCATTAGGGGTAGGAATATGGTTAAGTGCTCTGACTATCAGGTATCGTGATTTTCAACATATTGTGCCTTTTCTTGTACGGTTTGGTATGTTCTTTACACCAGTAGCATACCCTGCAAGTGTAATTGTAAACAGAGTTCCTGATTGGGCTTCAGCTATTTATTATTTAAATCCAATTGCGGGTATTATAGAGGGATTTAGATGGAGTGTACTTGGCACTGAAGCTCCTAATATTTTTTCTTATATCTCATTTGGTATAGTTATTTTATTATTTATTAGTTCTTTATTCTACTTCAAGAAGGTAGAAAAGACAATCGCAGATATTATCTAA
- the pseB gene encoding UDP-N-acetylglucosamine 4,6-dehydratase (inverting) — MLNDKSILITGGTGSFGKKFVETILRKYPEVKRLVIYSRDELKQFEMSQDFSPTEYKSLRYFIGDVRDGERLKRACEGIDIIIHAAALKQVPTAEYNPMECIRTNVMGAENVINAALACNVSKVVALSTDKAAAPINLYGATKLCSDKLFVAANNSKGKRDLKFSVVRYGNVMGSRGSVIPFFLKKREEGVLPITHNEMTRFNITLQEGVNMVLWALEHMMGGEIFVPKIPSYRITELAEAIAPECEQKVVGIRAGEKIHEEMITEADSLTTYDLGKYYAILPQRTVWKLDAFIHNFSASRVPEGFKYNSGTNTEWLSVEKLRSLIKEYVDPNFNSAI, encoded by the coding sequence ATGCTTAATGACAAGTCAATTCTTATTACCGGGGGTACTGGCTCGTTCGGGAAAAAATTTGTAGAAACTATATTGCGAAAATACCCGGAAGTAAAACGTTTGGTCATCTACTCCCGTGATGAACTTAAGCAATTCGAAATGTCACAGGATTTTTCTCCTACTGAATATAAAAGCCTCAGATACTTCATAGGTGATGTAAGGGATGGGGAAAGGCTGAAAAGGGCATGTGAAGGCATTGACATTATTATACATGCGGCCGCTCTTAAACAGGTGCCTACTGCTGAATACAATCCTATGGAATGTATCAGAACAAACGTAATGGGTGCTGAAAATGTGATCAATGCAGCCTTGGCGTGCAATGTCAGTAAGGTAGTAGCCTTATCCACAGATAAAGCTGCCGCCCCTATTAACTTATATGGAGCTACAAAACTGTGTTCAGATAAACTGTTTGTAGCTGCAAATAATAGTAAAGGAAAACGTGATCTAAAATTTTCAGTGGTACGGTATGGTAATGTGATGGGATCTCGTGGTTCGGTTATTCCTTTCTTTTTGAAGAAAAGAGAAGAAGGGGTGCTTCCTATCACTCATAATGAGATGACCAGATTTAACATCACGTTACAGGAAGGAGTAAATATGGTATTGTGGGCGCTTGAACATATGATGGGCGGAGAAATTTTTGTACCCAAAATTCCTTCGTATAGAATTACAGAACTGGCCGAGGCTATTGCTCCTGAATGTGAGCAAAAAGTAGTTGGAATCCGCGCCGGTGAAAAGATTCATGAAGAGATGATTACTGAAGCAGACTCCCTAACCACTTACGATCTGGGAAAATACTATGCGATTCTTCCTCAGAGGACTGTCTGGAAATTAGACGCATTTATCCATAATTTTTCAGCCAGCAGAGTTCCGGAAGGGTTCAAATATAATTCAGGAACTAATACGGAATGGTTAAGTGTAGAGAAGCTACGTTCTTTGATTAAAGAGTACGTTGATCCTAATTTTAACAGCGCTATATAA